Part of the Catalinimonas alkaloidigena genome is shown below.
TCTTTCATCACGCCTACGATGGGCAATGTTCTGCCCCAGATGTCTACCTGTCGTTCCAGGGCTTCCTCAGGTGAGCTAATACCTACTTTGCTAAGAAACCTCTCATTGACCACCAGCCGGGTGATGCTATCCGATTCAATGAGCCCTGTACCGGCCAGCAGTTGCAGTCCATACACATCTACGTAATCTTCATCTACATATTTCACCTGGGTATGATAGGTGGTCTCATCACCATCAATGGTAAAGGAAGTGACGGATACTGAGCCGGAAGAAGGGCTGCTGTAGGCCAGACTGACATTTTCTACCGTATTGATACGAAGCAGCTCATGCTTTAAAGTCTTTTTGCTTTGCGTATCTTCTCCCGGTAGGAATACTGATACGATGCCCTTTTGATTAAAACCCAGATCGGCCTGCCTCAGATAACGGGTCTGGCTGATCAGCACCAGCGTACCGATGATGAAAGCCTGGGCAATGACGAACTGAAAAATCACCAGAGCTCGGCGGAGGTTATAGCCTTTTTGGTTAGAAAGTGACATGCTCGTTTTGAGCACTTTGCTGGGCTCAAAGCGCGTCAGCACCCAGGAGGGATAGGCGCCCGAAAGCAAGCTGACAACCAGCAGTACGACAAACAGAAAGATGAACAGGGAAACATCCTGCAGTAAGTCCATTTGCAGATCAAGCTCCAGAAAGTCGTTCATCCTGATCAGCAAAAGTTCTGCCGCACCCAGAGCCACCAGTACGGAGATGAAAGTGATGATGACAGCTTCGCCCATAAAAATGCGCATGAGCTGAGTGCGAGAACTGCCTAAAGCTTTGCGTACGCCTACTTCCTTGGCCCGCTTGGTAGCGATAGCGGTCGCCAGATTGACAAAATTAATGCAGGCAATCAGCACCATAAAGGCTGCTATTATGCTCAGGGAATAAATGACAGGCATAGGAATGGTCCCGAAACTGTAGGCAGATCTGCTTTCGTCAAAATGCACTTCCTGAAGAGGCTGTAAAGATAAGATTACCTGCATTCCCTCCATTTGCATGTCATCATACTTGCTCATAAAATCAGGCAGCCTTTCATTGACTAAGGCAGGTGACTGCTCTTCGGCCAGCAACATAAAAAGCTGATTATCACTGTCAATGCTCCCCCAGCCACCATCTTCCAGCATGGCATCTTTTACTGTGGCATAAGAGATAAGCATCTCAAAAGGCAGGTCGGTATTCTCGGGATGATCTTTGGCAATGCCGGTAATTTTCAGCTCAGTTTCTTTGTTGAGAGTAACACTTTGCCCCACAATCTCCAGCTCCTGCCATTGCTTGCCAAAATATTTCTCAGCCATAGATTCGGATAGCACTACCTCATTAGGATCATCAAGCGCGGTAGCCGGATTACCCTGCACAAGCGGACGGTCAAATATTTTGAAGTAAGTGGGTTCAATATACACCAGCCCCTCTTCTTCCTGAAAGTTTTTCGCTTCATCGCTTCCGCCATTGATTGTTATCAGTCCACGTCCAAAATACGACATGAATACCGCTTCTTCTATGTCCGAAAAATCTGTGCGCAAAGCATCCGGCAAGGGCACGGGCACGCCTCCGGTATGGTCGGTATTTCCCTGATAGGTGGTGGTGCGTACCAGCCGATAGATGCGATCTGCTTTACTGTGGTAAGTATCAAAGCTCAGCCAGAAACGAATCAACAGGAACAATACAATGCTGCAGGTAATGCCCAATGAAAGCCCCAGCACATTGATGGTAGTGTGGCTCTTATTTTTCCAGAGGTTACGCAGAGAGCTTTTGTACATCATGTTTATTAATCATTGTTCATTAAAACCGTTCAACTTCTTCGCCAATCGTTATATCATTCTATAATTAATTGATTATCAGATCATTCATTCATTATTAATCATTCCTCACCTGAAAAACTGTATCGTTTTCGTGACAGTGGATTGTCCGCTGGCAGCACATAAATGCACATCTGTTTTATATGATAGCTTTTTATTAGCTTTAAATAAAGAAACTAGAACATTGGAGAAGCAGGACAAGAAAATACTGATCATAGATGATGATACGGACGTGCTGGGAACGGCCCGCATGTTTCTCAAACAATTCTTCTCACAGGTAGATACGGAACAAAATCCCGCTAACATCAACAGCATTGTTTCGCGTGGAGATTATCATGTCATTCTGCTGGATATGAATTTTCGCAGAGGTGAGCATGACGGACGGGAAGGTTTGTACTGGCTGGAACGCATACTCACCATTGCTCCGCAAACCGCGGTAGTACTCATCACTGCCTATGGAGATATAGAACTGGCGGTAGAAGCGATGAAGCAGGGCGCTGCCGACTTCGTACTCAAACCCTGGAAGAACAGCAAACTGCTGGATACTATCTATAAAGCTCTGAGCAAAGGAGGACAGCATGCACCTTCGAAAGATAACACTGAAGCTTTACAGGCACCACAGATGATCGGTCAGTCTGCAGTTATGCAAAAGGTATATGATATGATTGACAGAGTGGCTGAAACCAATGCCAATGTATTGATTTTGGGAGAAAATGGTACCGGCAAAGAGATGGTCGCCCGTTTGCTCCATCTGAAGTCAGGGAGAAGGAATAAGCCTTTTGTAAAAGTAGACATGGGGGCCATTACCAACAGTCTGATGGAAAGCGAGCTCTTCGGACATCAGAAAGGGGCCTTCACTGATGCCTATCAGGACAAAGCCGGTAAGTTTGAACTGGCCAGCGAAGGCACACTTTTTCTGGACGAAATTGGTAATTTGTCTAGCTCTCAACAAGCTAAATTGTTAAGTGTGCTGCAAAATCGTACACTAAGCCGGGTGGGCAGCAATGAAGAAATCCATCTCAACATCCGCCTGATCTGCGCCACCAATATACCTTTATACGAGATGGCAGACCGTAAAGATGATGGATTTCGACAGGATTTACTCTATCGTATTAATACCGTAGAGATTGTGGTACCTCCCTTGCGCGAGCGTAAAGACGACCTCCTCAGGCTAGCAGAACATTTTCTGGATATCTATGGAAAAAAATACAACAAGCCCGGGCGCCAGCTTAGTAAATCAGCTTTAAAAAAGCTGGAGCATTATCACTGGCCGGGAAATGTGCGGGAA
Proteins encoded:
- a CDS encoding sigma-54-dependent transcriptional regulator — translated: MEKQDKKILIIDDDTDVLGTARMFLKQFFSQVDTEQNPANINSIVSRGDYHVILLDMNFRRGEHDGREGLYWLERILTIAPQTAVVLITAYGDIELAVEAMKQGAADFVLKPWKNSKLLDTIYKALSKGGQHAPSKDNTEALQAPQMIGQSAVMQKVYDMIDRVAETNANVLILGENGTGKEMVARLLHLKSGRRNKPFVKVDMGAITNSLMESELFGHQKGAFTDAYQDKAGKFELASEGTLFLDEIGNLSSSQQAKLLSVLQNRTLSRVGSNEEIHLNIRLICATNIPLYEMADRKDDGFRQDLLYRINTVEIVVPPLRERKDDLLRLAEHFLDIYGKKYNKPGRQLSKSALKKLEHYHWPGNVRELQHAVERSVILSQHDTLQPEDFAFSEGNILSHQPKEEEALTLDENEKLFIQRALERHQGNVTRTAQALGLTRTALYRRLDKYGL
- a CDS encoding ABC transporter permease codes for the protein MMYKSSLRNLWKNKSHTTINVLGLSLGITCSIVLFLLIRFWLSFDTYHSKADRIYRLVRTTTYQGNTDHTGGVPVPLPDALRTDFSDIEEAVFMSYFGRGLITINGGSDEAKNFQEEEGLVYIEPTYFKIFDRPLVQGNPATALDDPNEVVLSESMAEKYFGKQWQELEIVGQSVTLNKETELKITGIAKDHPENTDLPFEMLISYATVKDAMLEDGGWGSIDSDNQLFMLLAEEQSPALVNERLPDFMSKYDDMQMEGMQVILSLQPLQEVHFDESRSAYSFGTIPMPVIYSLSIIAAFMVLIACINFVNLATAIATKRAKEVGVRKALGSSRTQLMRIFMGEAVIITFISVLVALGAAELLLIRMNDFLELDLQMDLLQDVSLFIFLFVVLLVVSLLSGAYPSWVLTRFEPSKVLKTSMSLSNQKGYNLRRALVIFQFVIAQAFIIGTLVLISQTRYLRQADLGFNQKGIVSVFLPGEDTQSKKTLKHELLRINTVENVSLAYSSPSSGSVSVTSFTIDGDETTYHTQVKYVDEDYVDVYGLQLLAGTGLIESDSITRLVVNERFLSKVGISSPEEALERQVDIWGRTLPIVGVMKDFHTVSLRNTIEPTVLIDASNFRQAHVLINTNNISNTLAEVESRWKAIYPEYTFDYSFIDEAIAEFYEGERNMSVILSIASLVVIFIGCLGLYGLITFMAEQKTKEVGIRKVLGASVSSIVRLFSVEFLKLILIAFVVAAPLAYYVMRLWLQNFEYKIDLGIGLFAAGILITLLIALTTITYRSLQAARTNPAQALRND